In Citrus sinensis cultivar Valencia sweet orange chromosome 4, DVS_A1.0, whole genome shotgun sequence, one DNA window encodes the following:
- the LOC102623863 gene encoding enoyl-CoA delta isomerase 1, peroxisomal-like, translating into MCTLEKQGSLYILTITGPGEHRLNPTLIDAIQSTLDRIKFEPITSSTALITTAEGKFFSNGYDIEWAKSIQSNFQLMSRKLRSLISDLILLPMPTIAAVTGHASAAGLILALSHDYVLMRNDRGFLYMSELDIRLTISAWFMALIECKVGNPTARREMVLKAAKLMAKEAVERGIIDAAYDSAEETVKAAVKLGEELVNRKWDGHVYAQNRVVVLREVLDHLDYDETVDQLKNTGSKL; encoded by the coding sequence ATGTGTACGTTAGAGAAGCAGGGCAGCCTCTACATTCTAACAATAACGGGTCCTGGCGAGCACCGGCTGAACCCAACATTAATCGACGCAATCCAGTCGACTCTGGACCGGATTAAGTTCGAACCGATCACTTCATCGACAGCTCTAATCACCACCGCCGAGGGCAAATTCTTCTCCAACGGGTACGATATTGAGTGGGCCAAATCCATCCAATCAAATTTCCAGCTCATGTCGCGAAAACTCCGGTCTCTCATCTCGGATTTGATTTTACTTCCCATGCCAACAATAGCAGCTGTCACCGGCCACGCCTCGGCGGCGGGTTTGATTTTGGCTTTGAGCCACGACTACGTTTTAATGAGAAACGACAGAGGATTTTTGTACATGAGTGAGCTTGATATCCGGCTCACAATTTCGGCATGGTTTATGGCTTTAATTGAGTGCAAGGTTGGTAACCCGACTGCTCGGCGCGAGATGGTGTTGAAAGCTGCAAAGCTCATGGCTAAGGAAGCGGTGGAGAGGGGAATTATCGACGCGGCGTACGACAGCGCTGAGGAAACAGTGAAGGCTGCAGTTAAATTGGGGGAGGAATTGGTGAACAGGAAGTGGGATGGACACGTGTACGCTCAGAATCGGGTGGTGGTTTTAAGAGAGGTGTTGGATCATTTGGATTATGACGAGACTGTAGATCAGCTGAAAAACACTGGATCAAAACTCTAG